Part of the Brassica oleracea var. oleracea cultivar TO1000 chromosome C8, BOL, whole genome shotgun sequence genome is shown below.
ACTCATTATTTATAGGCATTGTTAGAGCCTAGAAAGCAGAAGTTTAAACATGAGAAGTAATACCTCTTTGTATTTGGTTGTGGAATTTGGAATCCCATTTCCATCCCACCATTTGGGTGAAACCTCAGTTTGCTCATTCTCATTCCAGTGAGCAGCAACCAATCCAATGATAGGCCTGTCACCTGGAGTCATGGCATTGACTCCAGGTGTTATATCGTTTAAAACACCAAAGTCTTCTCCACCGTCTTCATTGATTGGGTATAGCGAAGGAGAAGAGCTTGCCTCAAACTTGGATAGTTTCTCATCTGAAGTTGCTGAAGTGGGAGTTTCACCCTCTATCTGCTCTTGTTCTATGCTCCCATATGAATCATCATGGACATTATATAAGGACGCATCTTCCATTATATTAGACACCGAATGCACAAACTGCGACCTGATTCTAGGCCTTCCCTTTCTTGCTGACTCCATGTTTGCTGGATATACGGTTCCAGGAGTTTGCATCTCATCAGATAGCTTCAATGGGGTTGGATTAGGCGAGCTCACTGTACTTTTCCCACCCATCTCTGGTTTTCTTGAACTGCTATTCTCAGAAGAGTTAGAAGACTGAGATTGATCCAGATCACATTCAAACCGCACCGACTTTGTCTTTCCAGCTGTGAACAATGGCCTGCCAGATCTATCTAACTCACCCTTGAACGCAGTGCCAATGCTTTCTACTTCATCAGCATCACCAGAAGCAGATGAGATCCTCGCAGTGTCCCCGTCATCGATTACACAACTAATATGAAAAGAATAGCGTGAGTTCAAGATCGAAATATGTGTTGAACCTCTTTAGTAAGATGCACCTCTTTAGTAAGATGCGACAGTAATGTTAGCACAGAAACCATGACAATTCTATCAAGCATAGCCCAAGAAGGCAAAATGCCTGTTTAACTAAGCAAAGTAAAGCTCTAGTGCTCTACCTGCTTGGTGTTTGCTCTGAAGTAAGTGATGGCCTTCCCAACTCTTCACAAGCTTTCATGGGAGTTGGTGATTCATCCAAATGAAACCCTAGCGCAGAGCTACTGGAAATCCATGAATGGAAATAAGAAGCTCCAGAACGTTGAGGACTACTCAGTTTTTGAGACGCTTTCCTAATTTCAATAGGCGTCTCCGGTATAGTGCCACAAGCTTTAAGAAACCGCGCCTATAGGAATCCACAAGTAAAAACAGATGGTCAGATACTCAGCATGGACTCTTGAAGGAATAGACAATCAGATTCCATTGATACATACAGAGAAAGGGTTGTCTGAACTACCACAACAAAGTACTGTTTCCGAAATAAAATCCCTACAATGTCATAAGAAACTCAACTAATAGCAACCACTAATGCAAGAAACCATATAGAAGCTGTAGCAGATTCATTACAGAAAACAAAGCTAAAGATCATCACCTCAGTCACAGAAAAAGCATAGACCCTATCTTCTCATTACTTAAGATGAGCACAGATCACAATAGCCATAAACAAACACTGCCTCCACTGCTTCTAATATAATCATACCTCATCCCGTAGGCCTTTGTCGATATGTATAGAATCCAAATCAAATCTTTCTTTGCCAAGGCAAGGCGATGAAGCTTCTTCTTCCTCTATAAAATCAAGAACAACAACACACCCTTACATTAGCACGAATTTCACAAAAACAAAGCTGATACAAACACATCAAAAAAAAAAAAAAGAGATTCACCTTCAGATCGAAACAAAGCAGACAGATGACTCTGCGATTCCTGGCCTCCTCTCTGAAGATCGTTATTAAAGAAAAGATGTTAGCAAATGAAATTCTGGATCAGATCGATACGATTTTGATCGAGAAATGCAAATACAAATGGTCCAGAGCTTCGTTCACATCAAAATCCAGCTCAACAATTATACAGAGGGCTACGATCTATCCGTGAATGTTCTATTTCTCATCAGCG
Proteins encoded:
- the LOC106309907 gene encoding protein JASON-like is translated as MRRLLMKPNLSLLCRSALRFIDVSACRVMACFLNCFRGRDYDRSISHSSLADSKRGGQESQSHLSALFRSEEEEEASSPCLGKERFDLDSIHIDKGLRDEARFLKACGTIPETPIEIRKASQKLSSPQRSGASYFHSWISSSSALGFHLDESPTPMKACEELGRPSLTSEQTPSSCVIDDGDTARISSASGDADEVESIGTAFKGELDRSGRPLFTAGKTKSVRFECDLDQSQSSNSSENSSSRKPEMGGKSTVSSPNPTPLKLSDEMQTPGTVYPANMESARKGRPRIRSQFVHSVSNIMEDASLYNVHDDSYGSIEQEQIEGETPTSATSDEKLSKFEASSSPSLYPINEDGGEDFGVLNDITPGVNAMTPGDRPIIGLVAAHWNENEQTEVSPKWWDGNGIPNSTTKYKEDQKVSWHATPFEVRLEKALSEEGGLSLFPRRNLEAMEEDEEDSDISQLQHSVQPNSVVSF